CAATTATTTGTTCCAGTCGTGCATgaagtgtgggtgtgtttgtgtttgactctcacctctgctgcagtgtctcctgaactctgctgctctgccagtTTCCTCTCCAGTACAGCCACTCTTCTTTCCAGTTTTTCCCTGACAGCTGCTCCTTGTTGCTCCAAGGTTGTGTACTTAAAGAGAATAACAGTgattgtgtatgtatgtgtttgtaggGGGTGGCCCGGATGCACCCAGGAATAAATAGCAGCATATAATTTTTGTGAGAAATGAATAGTAGTTGTATACGTAAACACAATGTCATATAGAATTCCGGGAAAATGACATCCCTGATGGATGCATTCCCTGCCAATGATGACCATTTAATCTAATTAGAAGCACAAGCTGACTGACGAATCGTCCATCTTACTTTTTCCTGAAGGGCCTGCAGCTCTTCGGTCTGCCCTCCATGTTGTAGTGAGCTCTGTTCTTCTGCATCTCTCGACTGCTTCAGAACCGTAAACTgttgagagtgagagaggcCAAAAATAAGCCAGTCACACATCATATATTCACACTTACATCACACTACATGACTAACTTCTTGTTTCCAATTATGGTTACTGCAGGTTCAAACTGAGATCTCTGGTTGCAGCTAaccaaatttaaagaaaaacacaaaagctgtGGTATTTCTGACTGAAGGTATGCTTCAAAAAATGCATTACAGACATATGCTCAGAAATAAAGTTCTCACTTTTTTCTTCTACTCTGAGAACttaaagctaatgctaatgcttttTCTACAACTGGTGGTTTCATTTTGCAAACAATAGTTACAATGAAAAGATTTAGATAACCAACTTCCCAGTTACCTAAAATAGCTGGCTAGTAACTATCTCGCCTAGAAAAATGTCAAGGCactttatgtatttgttttctttggcatCAGCTAGCCTGTGTGTCAAAAGTTGTGTTCAAGGATATTCATGTCACCTGACAATGTTCATTAAAAAGTGCAATCAAATGTTAAGACATTAATGCAGACCGTACTGAGCCTGCTCTGCATTATGACCTTGACCTACTAACTTGCCCCACACgaagacaaaacaaatacatgataTAGTTCTTATATAAAGCGATGACATGATTATTAAAAGGGGTGCTGCAACCTCATTACGTTGCtggactcacaagagacagattttaaaaGAGGTCGAAATATGTACAACAGATGCCAAGATATTAGGACTTTGGATCCTAGTATGGGTCAAgttctaaaaacacatttcctacATTTCTCACAATGTatccctgatgacatcatcaggatTATTATTAAAGTGACCATAATGTGTAAAGTTTGAGTTCCTCTACAAGTCAACAATAAGACAAACTCTTTGATTACACTGaatggagtgagtgtgtgtgtgtgtgtgtgtgtgtgtgtgtgtgtgtgtgtgtgtgtgttaccatggCTTGCTTGTCTACCTTTTCTTGGAGCTGGGTTAGCTTGTCCTGTAGagcatctctctgctctgttacTTCAGccagctctctgctgtgcttctcTTTAGCAGAGGCTAACGTCTGTTCACACTTCCccttccactcctcctccagctccgcCTGCATTTGAGACAACTGCAACACATACATGGTACAAACATTAATGGTACCACTTCAGATAAACACTAACAGATCCAAAACATATTGAAGGGCGTTCAGAGACCCATTGGAAATAATCAAACCATTGCATTATCGTTCATGTTCCTTCAGTAGTATATTCTGTGCAGAAAAGCCCTTTCATTGAATGCTACCTGTTCGGATGCAGCATTGTCGGTGCTGGTCCTGGCTTTGCGCAGTTGAGCTCGGAGGTTGTCCAGCTCCTGCTGGCTGCTCTTGCggagctcctccacctcctcatcccGACGCTGACGCTCAGCCTGccacttctttttcctctccaaaagTGTCTGAATGGGAGGGGAACCAACGGCTTGTCAGCATTTactatttcacatttcagaaactCCTGTCTCAATTATTTCTCAACAgtttcaaacatttctgaacAGTTCTTTTACACATTAtctttgtttccatggtgattTTTGTGTCCTGTGATATAGTGACAGGCAAAAACATGAAGCACGCTTACTCGTTCTACACTCTCTTTATCAGTCTTCAGGTCCTGTAGTTCCTCCTCCATGTTGTTGGCTCTCAGCTCCGTCTCTTTGCGTCTTTGCTTCTCTGAGCGGTACTGAGCGTGGgccctctctgctgcctccttcaGCTCTGAAACCCATCAACACAGCACTGTAGATTAGTGTTTCCTTACAGTTAACACGGGCTGGACTAACATGGCCTTGGTCACTTAGTGTGTAACATTGTTTGTTGTCAGATTTTCTTTTGCCTTTTACGCTCCAGAGCCATGTTCTTTGTAAAAGCATTTACCTTAAATTGACTGTTGATGATTTGACACAAATTAAATCGCATTAGTGCTAATAATAGGAGCGAACTTTTGTCTGCCTGTTTTATCTTATTCTTCCAGGAAGAGGAAGTTTTGGGCCAGGAGTGGGGAATGCTGGCTGGGAGCAATGCGGGTGACAGAaccaggctcagcagcctctACAGACATTATGGCAGAGGCGAAGACACCAAAGACATTGATGGAGGAAGCTAAGAAGACAGAGTGCCCGAGCAAGAGGCAAGAGACAGGAgtaaatctcagactggctttCAGTCATTGGTTAGAGCCTCACAAAAtaaaaggctgaaaaacaaatgtgttactGTTGGACTGTACAACTGGCCATATTTACAACAGTGGTGTATAAGTGAATTGCATTCAACATCAGCACAGACCTTCCAGCTGTGTCTCCAGGGCAGCGACTCGTTGGCTGTGGCTCTCACTGTCCTGCAGCGCTGAGCTCAGTTTACTCTGCAGCTCCACGGCCttctgctgctgagctgaagctTCTAGCTGCAGCTGAGAGAGCCGGGCAGTGGATGAAGCCAGATCCTCCGTTAGACGAACCTGATGGAATCGCAGGTGGATAGGGTGAGGGGTGAGTGGAGGGAATATACCAGTAGCTGTCTTCAGTGAAGTAAAACCCAggccacacagagacagagtaaCAACAGAGTGACAGCCTGGATGAGTGGCTACTGGTGCTAGTGTTGTGAGCAGCATGACCCTGTGGGGGAAAAATGGTGAGTGATGACTGATGGAGAAGATGGaagggaaaaagaggaaagaaaagttaGTTCAAACGTTAATGAAGTATGATATAAACAGGATGATTCCGGTGGCTGTGGTCAGATCTGGGTCAAATAGTAGATCCATATAATTCTTCACATTCTGTGCAGCATGTTCGGAAGTGTGGAGTGATCAGGACTAACCAATCAGCTGACCAATACTGAACTGTATCCAAAGGGAATATCTGAAATCATTTACAGAGATTGTCTAAACTTACTACTGTCTTTACtctgtttgctgaaaacagctgctgatttgaaggtttttcttattttgcagATACTATTTGACCCCAGACTATTAGCAGTATACAGAGGAAACAGGCTCACCTGGCCAGAGCCCAGGTCCTGAGGCAGTGCATGCTGAGAAGAGAGAGCAGTGAATGCTAGATTTTCCTCAAGAGGAGCACAGCAAAGAGTGAAGCCCTCATCATTAGcatcagagcaggaaaaagacAGTAAATGCTGAAGTAAAAACCAGCCCAAGCCCCACTGAAAGTGCTGACTTTAAAGTATATTACTGAGGTGAAAAGCTTAATGTCAAATTCAGGTTAGTGCTGCAACGATTAATCGAATAATTGATTAGTTGTCAGCTATTAATTGATTcgagtcttttttttaaaagtcaaaatgCTTCCAGCCTCTTAAAAATTTtgattttctggtttctttactcTATGACAGTcagctgaatatctttgggttgtggacaaaacaagacatttacgGACGTCATTTTGGGCATTTTCACCATTTCCAGACCTTTTATACACCAAACAACTAATCacttaatcaagaaaataatcgaCAGATTAATCGACAACGAAAATAATCGTTATTTGCAGCCATAAATACATACAACAATAGAAGATAATGATGCATGTATTAAGTTCCAAATTTACCACTCATCTCGAATGCAGCACAAAATATGTGTTCAGTAAGTTTTGCAAAGTCATTTTGTCCATTATGATGatgctgtgaaaacatgaaaatggaccttgaaaatggaaaacattctGCAGGTTGTAGCAAAAGACAGAGCTGCATCCACATGCTAGATTTCATCTGCCAGATGGTAACAAAATAGATAGAAATAAAACCAATCAGTCTTTAATTAGACAGACATCCACTTGGCTTTGTGCTTTCAGCCTGACAGATACAGGATTTTTGAGgtgatatatagatatatattaCTCATTTATGGAAaaaattacaaacaaacattattagatttggttataAAAGATCAAGATATGTACTGAACAGAACATTTTACAGTTCTAAAATAAGCATGTCAGTGGTCTCTGCTGGACAAATTTCTACACGGTGTCTAAAtgtatgactttttttttttttttaaacaccaaCATGGACATACCTATGATAAagtaaaaacagcttttaaccTTGGTCCCACCAATGCATCAGTTGAGTTCTACTTGAAAGACAGTGGTGAGATACATATTCCCCCACGTTTCATAAAAATCAGATCCTCAGTCTGAaggcacattcacacactgcaaGCCACCTGGTTGATGTcatgctgcatccagtgtgctCTGaccacatgcacatgcatgagcagcagtctgcagccacagaggtcTGATCAAGCGTATTATATACATGGCAATACTCTGGTGTATGTGATGGTTTGGATCCGTTACAAACTACTATCTTCTTACTAATACTGCAGTTGGTCAGCACTGCAAGAGAGTGAGATCGTCCTTGCTACAGTGTGAATGCACATCAGTCTCCAGTCTCAGCTGTCCCCCTCTTCACCATTGAAGACAAATCCTCACCTTGTCCTGCTCAGCCTGCAGGAGTCTGGCCTGGCTCTGCTCACTGGTTGACTTGAGGGAGTCGTTCctcttttccagcagcaggtgacTCTGCTCCATGTGCCTGGACAACCACAGCACGACTACATTACAGACCCATTCAGACTGAAATCCTCCTGATTCTGAATCAGTGTGGTCTGTTGTCACCAACCACATGAAATACAGAGGAGATACTGACAATTGAAACCTTTTTAGTCTTCAGTCTTATTTCCATCTTGCTTTTTTAATCCACTAATTGCATTTTAAACAAAATCAATAATGAATACACCAATGATAACATAAGACACATAATGGTGGCTTCAAACAGAAGAGCTCCAGACTATCATGTGACAGAGATCATACTGTATACATTTCTACACAGCAGAAATAGTGGTCGGACATGATGTTTTCGCCTTCTGTCAGCCATAATTGGGGCATTTTCTGACTCACCTCTGGTTCTGATTGATGAGCTCTCCGATTTTATGGTTTTGCTCCTCAATGCGACTGCTTTTCTCAAAGACTTCCTttcttaaacattcattttcctaaaaacaaaaaaggagtgacacacagtttgatttgaaGTTCCAATACACCAAAAGATGCAATAAGAAAATCAGTATTTGTGTTATAaaaagagatgaggagaaaacacgAGTAACAGAGCCTCAAACAATACAATGCACTGTACTGTCGAGGGTGTACCTGGACAATTCTTTGGATGTTGTGCATGATCATGGAGGTTTCCATTGGCATATTAGACACGCCCATGGAAAGACTTCCTTGCCTCTGAAGGTCATCTATCTGTTCaaggaacagaaaaacaagaaccaGACATAAAGTGCCACTCAAAGCTTTGAACACAGCTTCTCATTTAATGGTTTCTCTGTTTGAACACTTTCTACATTATAGGTCAATACTGAAGATATTAAAACTATGAaagaacacacactgtgtggaaTTATGTGGTGACCAAAAAAAGTGCGAGCAAAGCTAAATATTGTAGGTCCTTCAAAGTCGCTCCCTTcactttgatgacagctttacACACTGTTGGCCTTCAGCTTCAGGAGGAAGTGACCTGGAATGCTGAAGGAGTTCCTGTATATGCTGAGCACTTGTTGcctgcttttccttcactctgtgGTCCAACTCATCCCAAACTGTCTCTGCTGGGTTCCGGTCAGGTGATTGTGGAGGTCAGGTCATGTGACGCAGCACTAAATCACTCTCCTTCTTGGTCGATAGCCCTCACACAGCCTGgaggtttgttttgtgtcactgtCCTGATGGTCAACAAATGTTGGTCCCATGAAGCACAAACCAGATGGGATGGCATGTGCTGCACAATGCTGTGGTCGCCATGCTGGTTAAGTGTGCCTTGAATTTTGAACACTGTCACCAGCAAAGCACTCcaacaccatcacacctcctcctccatgtttcacaGTGGGACCCACACACGTAGACACCTTCCGTTCACCTTCTCTGcatctcacaaagacacagtggTTGGAAGCAAAAATCGCAAATTTGGGCTCATCAGACCAAAGTACAGATTTCCATTGGTCCAATGCCCATTCGACCATGAAGACCTGATTCTGGCAGTCTCATCTGTAAAGctgatgttgagatgtgtctCCTATTTGAACTCTGAGAAACATTTGTGTGGGCTCTAAGCTGAGGTGCCGTTAATCTGCAGTTTCTGAGGCTGGTAACTGTAATGAacttctctgcagcagagatACCTCTTGGTCTTTGTTTCCTGGGGTGATcagagccagtttcatcatagTGTTCTCTGAGAActttgatgtcttcagtattaaacTACAATGTagaaagtaataaaaacatGGACAAGGAGCATCCAAAattttgactggtactgtagCTCCTATCTATTAAAGCTGCTTAATGAACACATCTCTGCACATAGAGTTCATACCTTTGAGGCCAGCTGATCCACTTTATCTGCTACTTTTGTGACAGATAACCGGATCTCTGTGTTATGTTGTCGGGCCTCAGTCATCAAGAAGGAAGTCACATCATTGGAGCCTAAAGAAAACAGCATCATCGCAACAGGATGCGTCATTTGTAATAATTTCACTTCTTAAACACAAAACTTTCGTGCAGCTGTGTAGTATTATTGACTATTGAGGGTGCTGTGCAGAACTGCATCATGAAATGGTCAAATGGGTCTGACAGTCACTCTAtaatctatatctatatatatctaaAACCCTCTCCATTAACCTAACACTGTTCTGGTTTGATCATAATGTGTTCTTTGTTGAATTGCATGCTCTCACCCATGTATGGGACAGTTTGTGCAGGGTAGACCTGGccaacaggctgcagctgagacgGAGCCGCAGAGGTCTGTGTGTAGGAGTAAGGCTATGAAACAACATCATGCAGAGATATAAAGAGATATTTCCAGATGTGTTCATATGTAGGTACTGGTGATACATTAGTATAAAATGTGGTGAAGTGTCACCTGAAAGGCATGGCTGCTGCCTGGCAGCCCAGGCTGTGGGGCAACAGTGGTCATAACTGGAACTAAGGCAGAAGGTGGAGCtgtgtgaggatgaggatgcactgcaggaaaaacaatAGAACTTAACAGATCATATTTAGGGAATTCATcaagaaattgtaaaaatacTGTCCACCATCGTAAGAAAATTGTATTAACAGCACGTGGAGGAAGTTTACCGTGTACTGaagctggagcagcagtggatATATGCACTGGAGATGGAGCTGCAGGCTGATCCTTCGCTCTGCTGCCACTGGTGTCCTGGACATGAACACATAGTGGCAGATACTCAGTAAAGACACCAGATATGGCAGATCAGGGGCACTCCAGCTATTTTGCATTGCATTTCcattatgttaaaaaaaaaaaaaatcaattatcaGTGCAGGAGAGGCTAAGGTGGCCTGAATTTAAGCTGCTGAAGTATGGGTCAGGCTCCAAAAACACcggatcctacacttcccataatgcaattcaAAATGTTATTCATTAGACCCTCCCTGGCTGGGAAATTCCCACGTTCCCTTTGCTACATGtcatcccctccctctctcttcagctgcaatatccaataaaggcaaaaataaagaaagaaataaaagcccAAGCACAGATCGCTCCAGTGATGTCATTATACAGCTGCAGTCACTGTACTGCACGACAGCATTATAATACTCCCACGACCTGTAAACTGATTTTAGCAAGTCAAATTGAAATCACTGGAGTGTCCAATAAGAATATTCAGTTAATACCAAAGTCAGTCTTTTTCACGGAAGACGTTTTGACGTGAAGAGCACAGGTGTCAATAATTAAATGGATAATTGTTCAATTCCATTTAGCTGATGCAGTTTCACGCTCCTGGTATTGTTGGCGGGCTCACTATCACCATTTACTGGGACACCTGAATAGAAGAGAGGCGTTGTtgatgttattagtaacacctgagCTTTTCCTACCACGACAAGTCACAAagtgtgctgtgaaaaaggcccatTAATGCTTAGCTGTGCACCGTGCTGCAACTGCATCGGTCCATTAATCAATTAGTACTCATCATTTAAATTCATTCTAAAGTATCAAACGTGTTAGTTAAAGGTTCTTTGTCAGGCTGCTAAATTTCTCTTCTACCATTGTAAGTTGAATATTTAGATTCTTCAGTCTCCTGTAACTTGTGGAGGGCATTAATCATTTCtcatatttttgacatttaataTACAACATAGTTAACTGATTCATTCGAAAATAATCAatagattaatcaattaaatgcTTCTTTAGTTGCCCCAAACAGAAAGTGATACTTTGACACGCACGTCGCATCCTTTTTTGGCGATATACTGACATTCTATTGGCTGTGGGCCAACTGTGACTGGGTGATTAAAGGATATTGATTCTCCCTTTTATGAGCAATTCCTCAAGCGATGCAGATGGTGGGCCGAGCTGATTTTTCCAAGCTGAATGATTAATGGACCAGTGTGTAGGTTTTAGTgacatctagcagtgaggttgcacaCTGCAACCAACTCAATACCACTCGCCTCACTCTCGCCTTCCAAGCCTGTAGGAGAATCTTCAGTGGCCTctaaaatggcaaaaaatgcaaaaggatTTAGGGCCAATAGATGGTCCTAAATCCTCCACCCTGGACCGTCAAACTGTGTCATCTTTTTCAGACACAGATGTGGGTTTCTAtgtcatcattaaaaaaaacaaagcaggttAGAGCATTTGAGTGGGCTTCAGACTAAAGGATGGGGCTCATGTTATTCTAGATTTTTCTCATTGCcaataaatcccatgaaaagatgACCCTCGTCAACCCTGAGCCCAGTGCTTCCGACCTAAGACAAACATCTTAAAAAATGGCTCACAAATTTATagtgttgtttttaaataatttcctcaaacagctaATCACAGAAGTTttgttgagaaccactgctctaGAGAGTATTTCAGGCAGCAGGCTGGTGTGTTTGAGATTGAGTCAGGATAAACtacattgtgtgtgttcatggtaatgaaggaacatgtcatgATGTGTCAGGccttggacacacacaaaacactggtTAGCAGGACACATTCAttggttttggccttttcatgaACTTTTTtgacaacaggaaacacagaataTCAGCACACTTTTTCATCAACAGACCCACCTCAAGCTCAGAGTCACTGGATTCAGGCTGGCTAGCCACGCCTGTCAGAAAGGGCAACATGGGCTGGCCCATCTTTGCCATGCGAGAGATCAGCTTGGCTTTTGTGGCGTCTGGATTCTGAAGTTAGAAAAGTAAGCACCCCATCAATAAAGCTGCAAAACAACTGACGACAATTAATATCACAGTACGTCCTTAataagaaagaaagcagagtggATGCTCACTGCCAGCTGCTCACTGAGCGAGTTTGACTTTGCACGCAGCGGTGGCTCCCTGGAACAACGAGAGATGGTTAGGGAGAAATGAGCTTATGTGACAAAAGAATTaagaatgatgatgataataacgATTTCCAGAGGCTTAACTCTCACCCTGGTATGCCTGAGCCTGAACCAGTTGTCTGCACTGGGGGCTCTGGGGCCAGATTCTCCACACTGGGGGctggagaaggagcaggagagggagcagcagagtcTCTGGAGCTGGCACTCGCCCGATCAGACCCACTGTCCTTGGAAAATTTCACCTATAgcccaaaacaaacagaatcagCTTCATTTCACACCTCAACAACATTACAAGCAACTAGGGGTAAAGAGGTAGTGACAGAAGTATTCATGTGGCCCTCGAATGATCAGGTATGTTAGAAAAAGTCAAATacaagacagaggagggaaggatgTAGAAAACTGTTCAGTGGGTGTTACCCGTCGAAGCTCTGATTCAAAAATAAGAGTGCTGTTAGACGGGACACGGTTGGGGACTCCCTTGGATCCGTAAGCTAGGCTGGGTGGGATGACAATGAGACGACGGCCTGCCTTCTTCATGCCCAGCATCCCTTCCTCCCAGCCCTGGTTACCCcgaaaaggacagagagagggatcATGAGGTAATAACATAATAACAGGacaatgatgaacatgatgcAGGCACACTTTAGGCTGGTCATTTAAAGCTCGGCTGGTTTACTTCAAAACACAGTATtagcacatttttttctttcaatttagTCATTAAGACAGGCCACTAGTTTGTTTCTGCACCAGTCAGACTGACTTTACTTTCCATTTTTACTTTTGACATTGGGAGAGGAAGTAACTGGTGCAAACATATTCAGGGGAGCTAGTCCTGTAGATCATTTCAAATGAgtgctctgcagtgtttgctcAGTGTTTGAGTTCAGTGAAAGGTCAACTCATGTTCGAGTGAATCTACTGATAAGCCCAAAGACAGCTGGTTAGGCCACTGATCTCGCCTCGTCACACAGGCCCCAGGATGATAGATCAATAAAATGTTGATGTCCTGTAGCTGCAACATTTTTTACATGATGTTTAAGTCTAAACTTTAGTTAATTTAGAAACTTATCTTTCAAATGTTGCTGGGCAAAATGACCAATCATTGTATCCACACTATCACATTTCTCTTGTTTATCCTCTGACTGCACCAACATGTGACATCCAAGCATCCTCACATTACCAATTTCACAGTATCTGGAAATAAGAAATATTGCAATGAAACATGTGgagtacagtatgtatgtgaaAATATCTcgacatttttaaaaatgaagcaaacacaaGAGGATACCACCAGACTATGAAGTACAAAAAACTAGAAGTCAATCAGAATATTTTCTAAAATTATAGTGATTGTATTAAAAGGAGTGTGACTGACCTTGAGCTGCTATTCATATTCAGAACAGTATGTTTCGACTCACTTTGATCACTTTTCCCGCTCCAACTTTCAGTCGTAGCAACTTGTCTTTGTTGAGGTTGGAGTCAAAAACCTGAAATTATATTTGAGATTCAGTGACTTGAGTGCCATCAAGTCCAGAAAATCTACAGGACCTGGAGACAAATTGATAAAATAATGACTGAAGTGTGTGACCTGTCCAATGGCGTGGTCCTGCAGGAGCCAGCCTGTGTACACCACCTCCAGAGAGTCTCCGTTCTCCACCGCCTGGCCCTCACCAAGACTCAGATCCTGAACCACCACAGTATCTAAGGAGGCTGCACTGTTTGCTTTCGccaaacacacctgacacacaccaAAGGAAAGAAGTCATCATTTGTTACATAACTCGTGTCATCTAGCGAAAGCTTGTACCGGCCGCATGTCAGAATGATGAAGGTTTTGATCACCTCTTTGCAGAAGTCCGATGAAGTTTTCTCTGATTCAAACATGAGGGACCAGTTCTGCCTCTGGTCATCATAAAAAGTGCAGTAATTGTTTGGCTGTAcctgcaggagagaaagaacATGTGGTccagaagacagaaaagaccaGATAACAAACACTTGAGCTCATTTGCGTCATTTTTCATCAGTCACACATCAGTCATCTGCACAGTCGTAGTGAATTTTGACATGTTGTTCCTGTTGTTATGTTTACAGTTACTTATCTACCCAGTGACAGACTAAAGTGAGTTCGGAgtgtgcttctgctgcttttatttcaatttttatatatattttaaaaaatactaCAAATTTAAGGGGGAAAAATCTTCTTTCTTTGGCATTTTGATTGGGGATGGGCACGATTAGTTAACTGGCTGATTAAACATTGCTACCCTCACTAGTAGGTGCCAGAAAGACTAGTCATTTAAACTTGTTTTACTAATGAACACATCTAAATTACAGGATAAGTGTTCATAATGCACAGCAGGGTTTCAGTAATCCAGTAATTACTGGTTTTTGACTGGGAAAATCTACTGAAGTCTGATATCTAAATCTCTGTGGTCATAATGTCTGGTGAAATTAATTCCAgtgttagatgtgaaaataatcTGGGTTTATAACCTGTTTTTCCCCACTActtctctgtcttccctctctctcgctcctcaACCGAATCCATGAACAAtgggtttattttgaccaccccAGTGTTGGTGATTGTTGGAGCAGTGgaagacaaacaaagcaaattttGATCAGCTCTATTTTGTTcctgtcaagtttgaatgaagtgttttacaatgataaaaataCTACTTCTGtaaaaggagtctggtggctttggcaagagCAACATCGAGGCTGCTTCTGTTAAAcaaggatcttactctttaacagtAAGGGATCCTTTCTATAataatctgagcctgtcagtgatAAAAGCAAGCACTTTTAGTTGACATACACTGAGGGTGCACGAATGCATGGAGCCcgttcacacacatgcattcaacATTCTTTCTGTCTCACCGTGAAAACAAATCCAACATGGATCTTGGCAGCTGTCACTTGTTTCTGCTGGCTCAAGTACAGAAGCAGCTTGTACTGTACAAAAGAAGCGGGGCATTATACATAAAAATCAAAAGTCACACCAATAATCTCAAACAAGTGACCAATTAGCAAAGCTCCAACCTCTTTTGTTGCATGGTTGCCCAGTACGGCTGCTCCCAGCTTGCCCTGCTTCACATACTGTCCGTTAGTGCTGCACATGGGACAAAAAAGGCAGAAAGGCTTTTCACCTGACTTGCTGTAAGATGATCTGGAGAGTCATGACTTGATTTATGCAGCTGATTATGaaatatattttcatgttttgaagctgaaaaattcaacaaaa
This Chaetodon auriga isolate fChaAug3 chromosome 5, fChaAug3.hap1, whole genome shotgun sequence DNA region includes the following protein-coding sequences:
- the fkbp15b gene encoding FK506-binding protein 15 isoform X4, which produces MFGGDDEDGDFLSPSGGAKLASLFGLDQEASKGNESFQYTAPKQPRKSSNSAPATQKPAAAPGAPAVLFATAAQTFRYTNGQYVKQGKLGAAVLGNHATKEYKLLLYLSQQKQVTAAKIHVGFVFTVQPNNYCTFYDDQRQNWSLMFESEKTSSDFCKEVCLAKANSAASLDTVVVQDLSLGEGQAVENGDSLEVVYTGWLLQDHAIGQVFDSNLNKDKLLRLKVGAGKVIKGWEEGMLGMKKAGRRLIVIPPSLAYGSKGVPNRVPSNSTLIFESELRRVKFSKDSGSDRASASSRDSAAPSPAPSPAPSVENLAPEPPVQTTGSGSGIPGEPPLRAKSNSLSEQLANPDATKAKLISRMAKMGQPMLPFLTGVASQPESSDSELEDTSGSRAKDQPAAPSPVHISTAAPASVHVHPHPHTAPPSALVPVMTTVAPQPGLPGSSHAFQPYSYTQTSAAPSQLQPVGQVYPAQTVPYMGSNDVTSFLMTEARQHNTEIRLSVTKVADKVDQLASKIDDLQRQGSLSMGVSNMPMETSMIMHNIQRIVQENECLRKEVFEKSSRIEEQNHKIGELINQNQRHMEQSHLLLEKRNDSLKSTSEQSQARLLQAEQDKHALPQDLGSGQVRLTEDLASSTARLSQLQLEASAQQQKAVELQSKLSSALQDSESHSQRVAALETQLEELKEAAERAHAQYRSEKQRRKETELRANNMEEELQDLKTDKESVERTLLERKKKWQAERQRRDEEVEELRKSSQQELDNLRAQLRKARTSTDNAASEQLSQMQAELEEEWKGKCEQTLASAKEKHSRELAEVTEQRDALQDKLTQLQEKFTVLKQSRDAEEQSSLQHGGQTEELQALQEKYTTLEQQGAAVREKLERRVAVLERKLAEQQSSGDTAAEVKRVMNGVFHSLRGEFDLSESYSGQAVLGVIVTTIKNVTLQLLSGTERSSPSLSKNEEEDQESDDVKQREETPHQNVHVNGEKGVKEEEKEEEEHVVESDSHQVSETQMDQGVAAEKETDTATESETQSQAEAVAATDLHPVSSTEVKLQETASSESEVQQEQEQAEHSVQESCAEVKDAKKSADPDDEPGESSPPENEQEAASEKNAAVSSEVDKESTADINHGGDVNAASQKTFGPPANPPPPPALQNSSGEGTRA
- the fkbp15b gene encoding FK506-binding protein 15 isoform X3, which gives rise to MFGGDDEDGDFLSPSGGAKLASLFGLDQEASKGNESFQYTAPKQPRKSSNSAPATQKPAAAPGAPAVLFATAAQTFRYTNGQYVKQGKLGAAVLGNHATKEYKLLLYLSQQKQVTAAKIHVGFVFTVQPNNYCTFYDDQRQNWSLMFESEKTSSDFCKEVCLAKANSAASLDTVVVQDLSLGEGQAVENGDSLEVVYTGWLLQDHAIGQVFDSNLNKDKLLRLKVGAGKVIKGWEEGMLGMKKAGRRLIVIPPSLAYGSKGVPNRVPSNSTLIFESELRRVKFSKDSGSDRASASSRDSAAPSPAPSPAPSVENLAPEPPVQTTGSGSGIPGEPPLRAKSNSLSEQLANPDATKAKLISRMAKMGQPMLPFLTGVASQPESSDSELEDTSGSRAKDQPAAPSPVHISTAAPASVHVHPHPHTAPPSALVPVMTTVAPQPGLPGSSHAFQPYSYTQTSAAPSQLQPVGQVYPAQTVPYMGSNDVTSFLMTEARQHNTEIRLSVTKVADKVDQLASKIDDLQRQGSLSMGVSNMPMETSMIMHNIQRIVQENECLRKEVFEKSSRIEEQNHKIGELINQNQRHMEQSHLLLEKRNDSLKSTSEQSQARLLQAEQDKVRLTEDLASSTARLSQLQLEASAQQQKAVELQSKLSSALQDSESHSQRVAALETQLEELKEAAERAHAQYRSEKQRRKETELRANNMEEELQDLKTDKESVERTLLERKKKWQAERQRRDEEVEELRKSSQQELDNLRAQLRKARTSTDNAASEQLSQMQAELEEEWKGKCEQTLASAKEKHSRELAEVTEQRDALQDKLTQLQEKFTVLKQSRDAEEQSSLQHGGQTEELQALQEKYTTLEQQGAAVREKLERRVAVLERKLAEQQSSGDTAAEVKRVMNGVFHSLRGEFDLSESYSGQAVLGVIVTTIKNVTLQLLSGTERSSPSLSKNEEEDQESDDVKQREETPHQNVHVNGEKGVKEEEKEEEEHVVESDSHQVSETQMDQGVAAEKETDTATESETQSQAEAVAATDLHPVSSTEVKLQETASSESEVQQEQEQAEHSVQESCAEVKDAKKSADPDDEPGESSPPENEQEAASEKNAAVSSEVDKESTADINHGGDVNAASQKTFGPPANPPPPPALQNSSGEGTSLTGGMGEENGEEPFFQNTAPAKAPAAPSEEEEEDEMSLKGRPPPAPLFGDEEDDDDLDWLN